A window of the Helianthus annuus cultivar XRQ/B chromosome 4, HanXRQr2.0-SUNRISE, whole genome shotgun sequence genome harbors these coding sequences:
- the LOC110933955 gene encoding wall-associated receptor kinase 2 has protein sequence MGCDIEAYFILDLFGGFLCDSFCNDTQLVIGSPTDCTGYNGCCQLSVPENTTQYNSIINYKANSSCSHAFIAENRASIFFEKDRLQYPVALNWLVALTTCRQASKTRENLCGKNSHCIDSTNGRGYNCRCRQGYKGNPYLPNGCQATLEIVIGLSASGGIGYWTYIKIGRIKRNKIKRKFFKMNGGHLLKKHMSANKSCVTTIKVYTAEEMEKATKNFSRKMYLGKGGQGTVYKGLLHDETVVAIKKSNVVDVEQVARFVNEVFILAQINHRNIVKLLGCCLEYEVPLLVYEYLANDTLSQHLHDKAGLSTFSWKDRIRIAREVAGALAYLHSYASPAIIHRDIKPGNILLDQNYKAVVSDFGLSRSVPISKSHLTTQVDGTFGYLDPEYFESGKLTAKSDVYSFGLVLTELLTRKKSISSSDSGEGLVPRFKYLVKHNQLLEILDNQVVQEAMMDDVVLVAKLARRCMKRNSKKRPNMEEVVADLDKSRVLQLELPHGCICPSILPIVIG, from the exons ATGGGATGTGACATTGAGGCTTATTTTATACTTGATTTATTTGGTGGATTTTTATGTGATTCATTTTGTAATGATACACAACTCGTTATTGGATCTCCCACTGATTGTACCGGCTACAACGGTTGCTGCCAACTTAGCGTCCCAGAAAATACAACACAATATAATTCTATTATCAACTACAAAGCAAATAGTTCATGTTCTCATGCGTTCATTGCCGAAAACAGGGCATCAATCTTCTTTGAGAAAGACCGATTACAATATCCAGTGGCCTTGAATTGGCTTGTCGCACTTACCACATGCCGCCAAGCTAGCAAAACCAGAGAGAACTTGTGTGGCAAGAACAGTCATTGCATTGATTCGACAAATGGCCGAGGATATAACTGTCGTTGCCGACAAGGTTACAAAGGGAACCCCTACCTTCCCAATGGATGCCAAG CAACTCTTGAAATTGTAATTGGACTTTCAGCTTCTGGTGGTATTGGTTACTGGACATATATAAAGATTGGCAGAATTAAAAGAAACAAGATCAAGAGGAAGTTCTTTAAAATGAATGGGGGACATCTATTGAAGAAACATATGTCTGCTAATAAATCATGTGTCACAACGATAAAAGTTTATACTGCCGAAGAAATGGAGaaggcaaccaaaaactttagtAGAAAAATGTACCTCGGCAAAGGAGGACAGGGTACAGTGTACAAAGGGTTGCTCCATGATGAGACAGTCGTAGCCATAAAGAAATCAAACGTCGTAGATGTAGAGCAGGTAGCGCGGTTTGTTAACGAAGTTTTCATTCTTGCACAAATAAACCATCGAAATATAGTGAAACTGTTAGGTTGCTGCTTGGAATATGAAGTCCCCTTATTGGTATATGAGTATTTGGCCAATGACACCCTCTCGCAGCATCTTCATGACAAGGCAGGACTTTCGACTTTTTCATGGAAAGATCGTATACGAATCGCAAGGGAAGTTGCTGGAGCACTAGCCTATCTGCATTCTTATGCATCACCAGCAATAATTCATAGGGATATCAAGCCCGGAAACATCTTACTAGATCAAAACTACAAAGCAGTAGTATCTGATTTTGGACTTTCAAGGTCGGTACCAATTAGCAAAAGTCATCTGACTACACAAGTTGATGGCACATTTGGATACTTAGATCCTGAGTATTTCGAGTCAGGAAAACTTACCGCCAAAAGTGATGTCTATTCTTTTGGTTTGGTCCTTACTGAGCTCTTAACTAGGAAAAAGTCTATTTCCTCAAGTGACTCAGGTGAAGGCTTGGTGCCAAGATTTAAGTATTTGGTGAAACATAACCAGCTTCTTGAAATTTTGGACAATCAAGTTGTGCAAGAGGCTATGATGGACGATGTAGTTCTTGTCGCAAAGCTTGCCAGGAGATGCATGAAAAGGAATAGCAAAAAAAGACCAAACATGGAAGAGGTGGTTGCAGATTTGGACAAATCAAGAGTATTACAACTTGAACTTCCTCATGGGTGCATATGTCCCTCTATTCTTCCAATCGTCATAGGTTAG